A portion of the Legionella antarctica genome contains these proteins:
- a CDS encoding type II toxin-antitoxin system ParD family antitoxin produces the protein MARTMTVDLGSELRDYVQFLVDSGDYRSNSEVLRESLRLLREKQAGSKLEQLRHLIDEGEGSGEPLMWNAQEFLERMKKTPHAK, from the coding sequence ATGGCTCGCACAATGACCGTTGATTTGGGTAGTGAACTTCGTGATTATGTTCAGTTTCTTGTTGATTCAGGTGATTATAGAAGTAATAGCGAAGTACTAAGAGAATCGTTGCGTCTGCTACGTGAAAAACAAGCCGGATCAAAACTTGAGCAGTTGCGTCATCTTATCGATGAAGGGGAAGGAAGCGGTGAACCCCTAATGTGGAATGCGCAGGAATTTCTCGAGCGAATGAAGAAAACTCCCCATGCCAAATAA